A single window of Paenibacillus sp. FSL H8-0537 DNA harbors:
- a CDS encoding MBL fold metallo-hydrolase, with protein sequence MLTAIIVLAILLLAVVLVLKFYPALGGVLTKEQQAAFSHLPHYQDGKFKNLSTTVMDNNAGGLLSMLRDYMRTNPNRRPQAKLPLQQLQFGGDDKGEQAQVTWFGHSAMLLELDGKHILLDPMFGQAPSPFPFFGNKRYSGKLPFEIAELPQIDAVVLSHDHYDHLDYDSILKLKNKVRRFIVPLGVGSHLERWGVDKSIITEHDWWEELEFEGIRLAAAPAQHFSGRNLNNRDSTLWCSWVITGRAANIYFSGDSGYGAHFKEIGEKYGPFDLTLMECGQYDPRWAAIHMMPEETVQAHVDVKGKTLLPIHWGAFTLSFHDWNDPVERVTRAAQQLNVQVATPIIGEPVAVGADRLPSSIWWKTAQ encoded by the coding sequence ATGCTGACTGCTATTATTGTGCTTGCTATACTGCTGCTTGCGGTAGTGCTTGTTTTAAAATTCTATCCTGCGCTCGGAGGCGTGTTAACGAAGGAGCAGCAGGCGGCTTTCTCACATTTGCCCCATTACCAAGACGGCAAGTTTAAAAATTTGAGCACGACGGTCATGGACAACAATGCAGGGGGCTTACTTTCCATGCTGCGAGACTATATGAGAACAAACCCTAATCGCAGGCCGCAGGCTAAGCTGCCATTACAGCAGCTGCAATTTGGCGGGGATGATAAGGGAGAGCAAGCGCAAGTCACTTGGTTTGGACATTCGGCTATGCTGCTTGAACTGGATGGGAAACATATTTTGCTCGATCCGATGTTTGGCCAAGCGCCATCGCCGTTCCCTTTTTTCGGAAACAAGCGTTATAGCGGCAAATTGCCGTTTGAAATTGCCGAGCTGCCGCAAATTGACGCTGTTGTTTTATCCCATGATCATTATGACCATTTGGACTATGATTCCATTCTCAAGCTTAAAAACAAAGTTCGCCGCTTCATCGTTCCGCTCGGTGTAGGCAGCCATTTGGAGCGTTGGGGAGTAGATAAATCCATCATAACGGAGCATGACTGGTGGGAGGAGCTGGAATTTGAAGGCATTCGGTTAGCGGCTGCTCCAGCCCAGCATTTTTCAGGACGAAACTTGAACAATCGGGATTCTACGTTATGGTGCTCCTGGGTTATTACAGGACGCGCAGCTAATATATATTTTAGCGGAGATAGCGGTTATGGTGCGCATTTCAAAGAAATTGGCGAGAAATATGGCCCATTTGACCTGACTCTTATGGAATGTGGACAATATGATCCGCGTTGGGCGGCGATTCATATGATGCCGGAGGAAACGGTGCAGGCGCATGTCGATGTTAAAGGGAAAACGCTGCTTCCCATTCACTGGGGAGCTTTTACGCTCAGCTTTCACGACTGGAATGATCCAGTAGAGCGCGTGACGAGAGCAGCCCAGCAGCTGAATGTACAGGTTGCAACGCCAATCATTGGCGAGCCGGTAGCCGTTGGGGCCGACCGCCTTCCCTCTTCGATTTGGTGGAAAACCGCGCAGTAA